The Hypanus sabinus isolate sHypSab1 chromosome 1, sHypSab1.hap1, whole genome shotgun sequence genome contains a region encoding:
- the LOC132391864 gene encoding beta-microseminoprotein-like, with product MKLLLCIALLLLAAQLSESFCALNQRTPLDGSSLSEQPCIDPLDGASYPVGETWIDAGCMRCTCGVNTIECCTTYVRPVGYSEDCEAKFNCRECRYRVYRKDNPAIECEFSGAVGK from the exons ATG AAACTCCTACTGTGTATCGCTCTGCTGCTGCTCGCTGCTCAGCTGTCGGAATCCTTTTGCGCTTTGAATCAACGGACACCACTGGATG GGTCGAGTTTATCGGAGCAGCCCTGCATTGACCCACTCGACGGGGCGTCGTACCCAGTAGGAGAAACATGGATAGACGCCGGTTGCATGAGATGCACCTGCGGTGTTAATACTATTGAATGCTGTACGAC GTACGTCAGACCAGTTGGCTACTCCGAAGATTGTGAGGCAAAGTTCAATTGCCGAGAGTGTCGGTATCGAGTCTACCGGAAGGACAACCCGGCTATTGAATGTGAATTCAGCGGAGCTGTTGGAAAATGA